The region CTAAGGAAGTTCCTGATGCTATTCGTAAAGCTGTTGATAATGCTTTTAAAAACCTTACTACTATTAGTATCAAAGGTACAACAATAGCACATGATATTGAGCATAAATACAATGCAAGTCGTGTTCTTTTAAAGCCAGCATCTGAAGGTACAGGTGTTATCGCAGGTGGAGCAGCTCGTCCTGTTCTTGAACTTGCAGGTATTCAAGACATACTTACAAAGTCAATAGGCTCAAACAATCCAGGAACAGTTGTTCGTGCTACAGTTGAAGCACTTACGCGTATTAAAGGATAGAGAATGGGTATTGAAAATTTAACACCAGCAGAAGGTTCAACAAGTAACCGTAAAAGAGTTGGTCGTGGACAAGGTTCTGGAACTGGTAAGACTGCTGCACGTGGTCAAAAAGGTCAAAAATCTCGTTCAGGTTACAAAAGAAAAAGAAACTTTGAGGGTGGACAACAACCATTATCAAAAAGACTTCCTAAAATTGGATTTCACGTAAATAATGTAAAACCTTATGTTATCAACGTTGAGAGAATTAAAGCAGTTGCAGAGTTAGCTGAGATTACTATGGAGAGTATCCGTGGTGTTCATAAAATTGCTGCGAGTGTGAACAAAGTTAAATTAGTTGGTGCTACTGCAAAAGATTTAGCATCAAAAATTAAAGACGACAACGTTACTACAACAGGTAAATAGTCGTGAATAAAAATCTA is a window of uncultured Sulfurimonas sp. DNA encoding:
- the rpsE gene encoding 30S ribosomal protein S5, with protein sequence MEINREEFEEAIVNIGRVTKVVKGGRRFRFTALIVVGNKNGTVGYGMGKAKEVPDAIRKAVDNAFKNLTTISIKGTTIAHDIEHKYNASRVLLKPASEGTGVIAGGAARPVLELAGIQDILTKSIGSNNPGTVVRATVEALTRIKG
- the rplO gene encoding 50S ribosomal protein L15; the protein is MGIENLTPAEGSTSNRKRVGRGQGSGTGKTAARGQKGQKSRSGYKRKRNFEGGQQPLSKRLPKIGFHVNNVKPYVINVERIKAVAELAEITMESIRGVHKIAASVNKVKLVGATAKDLASKIKDDNVTTTGK